One Triticum dicoccoides isolate Atlit2015 ecotype Zavitan chromosome 5B, WEW_v2.0, whole genome shotgun sequence genomic window carries:
- the LOC119309028 gene encoding wall-associated receptor kinase 5-like produces MQSTWDFGLIIGLSVSSGPTILVLFLISKIIIRKVKHQKKQKLKQKFFNQNRGQLLQKLVSHRSDIAERMIIPLRELEKATNKFHPSRKLGGGGHGTVYKGILSDLHVVAIKRSNIVVKSEINEFINEVSILSQINHRNIVKLFGCCLETEVPLLAYEFISNGTLCDYLHKKPLRSLPWQDILRIATEIGNALSYLHSGISVPVIHRDIKSTNILLDDALTAIVSDFGASRYIPRDKTTITTKVQGTLGYLDPMYFYCGRLTEKSDVYSFGVILVELLTRKMPIIYRSSTGDGLVAQFVVLHAEGKLVEILDPHVMEEGGSQVEVVASLAMSCTKLRAEERPTMRSVEMTLEALQGPKKRSPVQDATYEGSYSATRYTSPIRRTSLDDTSRQYSQEEEFVLSASYPR; encoded by the exons ATGCAGTCCACCTGGGATTTTG GTTTAATCATTGGCCTATCAGTTTCTAGTGGACCAACTATTCTAGTTTTGTTTCTCATCTCAAAGATAATAATTCGCAAGGTTAAGCATCAAAAGAAACAAAAGTTGAAACAAAAGTTCTTCAATCAAAATCGTGGACAGTTGTTGCAAAAATTGGTATCTCATAGGTCAGATATTGCAGAGAGGATGATCATTCCTTTAAGGGAGCTAGAAAAGGCCACGAACAAGTTTCATCCAAGTCGTAAGCTTGGTGGTGGAGGGCATGGTACTGTATACAAAGGAATTTTAtcagacttgcatgttgttgccatcAAGAGGTCAAATATTGTGGTCAAGAGTGAAATTAACGAGTTTATAAATGAAGTTTCCATACTCTCACAGATCAATCATAGAAACATTGTAAAGCTTTTTGGATGTTGTCTTGAGACAGAAGTCCCTTTATTGGCTTATGAGTTCATTTCCAATGGAACCCTATGCGATTATCTTCACAAGAAACCACTAAGATCACTACCTTGGCAAGACATATTAAGGATTGCAACGGAAATTGGCAACGCACTTTCTTACCTTCACTCAGGTATTTCTGTCCCTGTAATACACAGAGATATCAAGTCCACGAATATACTTCTTGATGATGCCTTGACAGCGATTGTGTCTGACTTTGGAGCTTCAAGGTACATTCCTAGAGATAAAACAACAATTACAACAAAGGTGCAGGGAACGTTAGGATATTTAGATCCTATGTACTTTTACTGTGGCCGGCTAACGGAAAAAAGTGATGTTTATAGCTTTGGGGTTATTCTTGTTGAGTTGCTTACGAGGAAGATGCCAATTATATATAGATCCTCCACAGGTGATGGGCTAGTTGCACAATTTGTTGTACTACATGCAGAAGGTAAATTGGTAGAAATACTAGATCCACATGTAATGGAGGAGGGAGGTAGCCAAGTTGAAGTCGTAGCTTCTCTAGCTATGTCGTGCACAAAGCTAAGAGCAGAGGAGCGACCAACCATGAGGTCAGTGGAGATGACACTAGAGGCACTTCAAGGACCCAAAAAGCGTTCTCCTGTTCAGGATGCAACATACGAGGGGAGTTATTCTGCAACGAGATATACATCACCAATAAGAAGGACAAGCTTAGATGATACGAGCAGGCAATATAGTCAAGAAGAAGAGTTCGTGTTGTCCGCAAGCTACCCTCGATAG